Proteins encoded by one window of Winogradskyella sp. PG-2:
- a CDS encoding LruC domain-containing protein, with translation MKELIKIGGSIALLLLFTCTQPEIANDLPEDENLGSWIDIPSGFDYSTHESVNIKINDNSNAVYEVFVTSNDPNFLGSKTFIDESGNTVTDDVYREDIINKQVLKGIPKNGILEQLVTLPKYCEKVYIRRNNRLNFSGEFVNVVNGEVNYTFQNSAGRNTTQLERNGVNDYLYCVNGQGELFQIDPLNGDLTMISEMPMGSWTAAIDQESLMLYSIGRSSPYPLMRYSIENDEWSTVANLGMGGPRLAYNSNDNLLYFSDNNGVLFTINPISGAILNSWQIIGLHNTTGGDIDFAEDGTIYVCTFSGLYSIELNQNNDYIATRISADNLPFQPTSMTIDSNQELWLANNGSNSSLIIMDTTTGGWQYQYGIGAGNNTNFNRTINDLTTLRVYSDSVDTTDTDGDGIIDSEDSYPDDSEKAFEVFTPSKYGKGTIAFEDLWPTYGDYDFNDLAFSYRAIVILNSDNEVVQVDLICRVKANGAGYDNGFGIEIDGLLPDQVESVTGTTYSSDYITLNANGTEANQDKAVIILTDNADNFLNERTVSITLTAPVSTSELGVAPFNPFIIINQERHKEVHLPNRDRTNLGTNVSISEGINSDIDGNFISDNGMPWGISIIHDFKVPKENTRIDNAYNFFVAWATSGGATHNDWYKDNPGFRNENLLDN, from the coding sequence ATGAAAGAATTGATAAAAATTGGAGGCTCAATTGCTCTTCTGCTCTTATTTACTTGTACTCAACCAGAAATAGCTAATGATTTGCCTGAAGATGAAAATTTAGGTAGTTGGATAGACATTCCTTCTGGTTTCGATTACAGTACGCACGAGAGTGTAAACATAAAAATAAATGATAATTCTAATGCTGTTTATGAAGTCTTTGTAACTTCAAATGACCCTAATTTTTTAGGATCGAAAACCTTCATAGATGAGTCGGGTAATACTGTAACTGATGATGTCTACAGAGAGGATATAATCAACAAGCAAGTACTTAAAGGAATACCTAAAAACGGTATTTTAGAACAATTAGTGACTTTACCAAAATATTGCGAAAAAGTTTATATCAGAAGAAATAATAGATTGAACTTTTCTGGCGAATTTGTTAATGTTGTGAACGGCGAAGTCAATTATACATTTCAAAATTCAGCTGGTAGAAATACTACACAATTAGAAAGAAATGGGGTTAATGATTATTTGTATTGTGTAAATGGTCAAGGCGAGTTGTTTCAAATTGATCCCCTTAATGGTGATTTAACTATGATATCAGAGATGCCTATGGGAAGCTGGACAGCCGCCATTGATCAAGAAAGTTTAATGCTATACTCTATCGGAAGATCAAGTCCATATCCTTTGATGAGATACTCAATTGAAAATGATGAATGGTCTACAGTAGCCAACTTAGGTATGGGAGGCCCTAGGTTAGCTTATAATTCAAATGACAATTTATTATATTTCTCAGATAACAATGGAGTTTTGTTCACAATAAACCCTATATCTGGTGCGATATTAAATTCATGGCAGATTATAGGATTACACAATACTACTGGCGGAGATATTGATTTTGCAGAAGATGGGACTATTTACGTTTGTACATTTTCAGGGCTTTACAGTATTGAATTGAATCAGAATAATGATTATATAGCAACTAGAATTAGTGCAGATAATTTACCATTTCAACCTACATCCATGACCATTGATTCTAACCAAGAATTATGGTTAGCTAATAACGGATCAAATTCAAGTTTGATTATTATGGATACCACAACTGGAGGATGGCAATATCAATATGGAATAGGTGCTGGGAATAATACTAATTTTAATAGAACCATAAATGATTTAACCACACTTCGTGTTTATTCTGATAGTGTAGATACAACAGATACAGATGGAGATGGTATAATCGATTCGGAAGATTCCTATCCTGATGATTCAGAAAAAGCATTTGAAGTCTTTACGCCTAGTAAATACGGGAAAGGAACTATTGCTTTTGAAGACTTGTGGCCGACATATGGTGACTATGATTTTAATGATCTTGCATTTAGCTACAGAGCTATTGTTATTTTAAATTCAGATAATGAAGTTGTTCAAGTTGATCTCATTTGTCGTGTAAAAGCTAATGGTGCTGGCTACGATAATGGTTTTGGGATAGAGATAGATGGTTTATTGCCAGATCAAGTTGAAAGTGTCACAGGTACAACATATAGCTCGGATTACATAACACTTAATGCAAATGGAACTGAAGCTAATCAGGACAAAGCTGTAATTATACTAACAGATAATGCAGACAACTTTTTAAATGAAAGAACTGTTTCGATAACGTTGACAGCACCTGTAAGTACATCAGAATTAGGAGTAGCTCCATTTAATCCATTCATAATTATTAATCAAGAACGTCACAAAGAGGTCCATCTTCCTAATAGAGATAGAACCAATTTGGGAACAAATGTGAGTATTTCTGAAGGAATTAATTCTGACATTGATGGGAACTTTATTTCCGATAATGGAATGCCTTGGGGTATTAGCATTATTCACGATTTTAAGGTGCCAAAGGAAAATACAAGGATTGACAATGCGTATAATTTTTTTGTAGCTTGGGCTACTTCCGGCGGTGCCACACACAATGACTGGTATAAAGATAATCCAGGGTTTAGAAATGAGAATTTATTAGACAATTAA
- a CDS encoding LruC domain-containing protein → MPKFCDKVYIRRNENLNFTSSIENIYNQKVNYNFLSADLITNGTSPNDYLFCVNGSGELFEVDSLDGLLTYLSDMPMGSFTCAIDQENKVLYSIGKSSPYPLMKYSIEFNTWETIAELGIGEPRLDYNDEDGLLYFSKNDRLYTFNPNNGSNLDQWVINGLHNVSGGDLAFAEDGTLFLCTFSGLYRLELDENDEYQSTRISADNLPFQPTSMTFDSNQELWLANNSSSSDLIIMDTVTVGWQYRYGINANNNSDYGRTINDLTTFRVYSENPETIDTDNDGIPDQDDSYPEDPDKAFEVFTPSKYVTGTIAFEDLWPSDGDYDFNDMALNYQAIAVLNSENLAVQIDFIARVKSDDAGYTNGVGIEMEGISPSQIQSVIDPIYTENFINLNTNGTEVNQDNAVIILTDNAGNLTNETFISVKFVKPITTTELGVAPFNPFIIVNKEREKEIHLPYYNTTSLGNRFFDVEGVNNDHSGNYISNSGFPWGISIIHDFKVPKPSVAINEAYNFFNNWAESGGTDLKDWYKGNPGNRNPSLLKD, encoded by the coding sequence TTGCCAAAATTTTGTGATAAAGTTTACATTAGAAGAAATGAAAATTTAAACTTTACTTCATCAATAGAGAATATCTATAATCAAAAAGTAAATTACAACTTTTTATCAGCAGATTTAATAACAAATGGAACATCACCAAATGACTATTTATTTTGTGTCAATGGTTCCGGTGAATTATTTGAAGTAGATTCTTTAGATGGCTTGCTTACGTATCTCTCTGATATGCCCATGGGCAGCTTTACTTGCGCTATTGATCAAGAAAATAAAGTTCTTTATTCAATAGGTAAAAGTAGTCCTTATCCATTGATGAAATATTCTATAGAGTTTAATACATGGGAAACAATTGCTGAACTTGGAATAGGTGAGCCAAGACTAGATTATAATGATGAAGATGGATTGTTATATTTTTCAAAAAATGATAGATTGTATACATTTAATCCTAATAATGGATCAAATTTAGATCAGTGGGTAATAAATGGCCTTCACAATGTTAGTGGAGGTGATTTAGCATTTGCTGAAGATGGAACATTGTTTTTATGCACCTTTTCTGGTCTTTACAGGTTAGAATTGGATGAAAATGATGAATACCAAAGCACAAGAATAAGTGCAGATAATTTACCATTTCAACCTACTTCAATGACTTTTGATTCTAATCAAGAGTTATGGTTGGCTAACAATTCAAGTAGTTCGGATTTAATCATTATGGATACTGTAACGGTAGGGTGGCAATATAGGTACGGAATAAATGCAAATAATAATTCAGATTATGGTAGAACGATTAATGATTTAACAACATTTAGAGTTTATTCAGAAAACCCAGAAACTATAGATACTGATAATGATGGTATTCCAGATCAAGATGATTCTTACCCAGAAGACCCAGATAAAGCATTTGAAGTATTTACACCAAGTAAATATGTTACAGGAACTATCGCTTTTGAAGATTTATGGCCTTCTGATGGGGATTATGATTTTAATGATATGGCATTAAACTATCAAGCTATTGCAGTTTTGAATTCAGAAAATTTGGCAGTTCAGATTGATTTTATTGCCAGAGTGAAGTCTGATGATGCAGGTTACACCAATGGCGTGGGCATAGAAATGGAGGGAATTAGCCCTTCTCAGATACAAAGTGTCATAGATCCTATATATACTGAAAATTTTATAAATTTAAATACAAATGGTACAGAAGTAAACCAAGATAATGCCGTCATTATTTTAACTGATAACGCAGGAAACTTAACAAACGAAACTTTTATATCGGTAAAGTTTGTAAAGCCAATTACAACCACAGAATTGGGGGTTGCCCCATTTAATCCATTCATTATTGTAAATAAAGAGAGAGAGAAAGAAATACATTTACCTTATTATAATACTACAAGTCTGGGCAATAGATTTTTTGATGTAGAAGGCGTGAATAATGACCACAGTGGTAATTACATTTCGAATAGTGGATTTCCATGGGGTATCAGTATAATTCACGATTTTAAAGTGCCTAAGCCATCTGTTGCTATAAATGAGGCCTATAATTTCTTTAATAACTGGGCGGAATCTGGTGGTACAGATTTAAAAGATTGGTATAAAGGTAATCCGGGAAATAGAAACCCAAGTTTGTTAAAAGACTAA
- a CDS encoding type I phosphomannose isomerase catalytic subunit — MEAYPIKFKPILKEKIWGGEKLSQILNKDSDSKNVGESWEISGVQENISIASNGVYKGQSLNELLTTFKSDFLGRKNLQRFGENFPLLIKFLDAKTHLSVQVHPDDKMASEKHNSFGKTEMWYIMNSDDDAEIVLGLKNSDIDKNQLGHVNATNVDSIFNTIKVRQGDSYFIPAGKIHAIGAGVLAAEIQQTSDITYRVYDWDRKDDSGQGRELHIASAIEATKVFESSGKSDYKLEKNKTSNLVDCDFFTTNIFEVNGEQTRDYSRLDSFIILMCVEGSTEVSMNNKMESLKMGETILLPATSDKVTFNSETGKLLEVYID; from the coding sequence ATGGAAGCGTATCCAATAAAATTCAAACCAATATTAAAGGAAAAAATATGGGGAGGCGAAAAACTTTCCCAAATCCTAAATAAGGATTCAGATTCGAAAAATGTAGGTGAAAGTTGGGAGATATCTGGTGTACAAGAAAATATCTCCATAGCATCAAATGGGGTATATAAAGGACAGTCATTAAATGAACTTTTAACAACCTTTAAAAGTGATTTTTTAGGTAGAAAGAATCTTCAAAGATTTGGCGAAAACTTTCCACTATTAATTAAATTCTTAGATGCTAAGACACATCTGTCGGTTCAAGTACATCCTGATGATAAAATGGCTAGTGAAAAACACAATTCTTTCGGGAAAACCGAAATGTGGTACATTATGAATAGCGATGATGATGCAGAGATTGTACTTGGTTTAAAAAATAGTGATATCGATAAAAACCAGTTAGGTCATGTTAATGCAACAAATGTTGATTCTATTTTTAACACCATTAAAGTGAGGCAAGGTGATAGCTATTTTATACCTGCTGGTAAAATACATGCTATAGGTGCAGGTGTTTTAGCTGCAGAGATACAACAAACAAGCGATATAACCTATCGAGTTTATGATTGGGACAGAAAAGACGATAGTGGTCAAGGTAGAGAGCTACATATAGCTTCAGCCATAGAAGCAACTAAAGTATTTGAGTCTAGCGGTAAAAGTGATTATAAGTTAGAGAAAAATAAAACAAGTAATCTTGTAGATTGCGATTTCTTTACAACTAATATTTTTGAGGTAAATGGTGAACAGACAAGAGATTATAGTAGGTTAGATTCCTTTATAATTTTAATGTGTGTTGAAGGAAGCACAGAAGTTAGCATGAATAATAAAATGGAAAGCCTTAAAATGGGTGAGACTATTTTACTTCCAGCAACATCAGATAAAGTGACCTTTAACTCAGAAACAGGAAAATTACTAGAAGTTTATATTGATTAA
- a CDS encoding PhnA domain-containing protein → MSLERILKQRSNTTCELCGDTDKLSVYNVPDIKERADKTALYACNICIEQMTDSDQIDANHWRCLNDSMWSEHEAVKIMAWRMLNRIQADWTQDLLGMIYLEDNVLELAKASGDGEDQTDKLIHRDVNGVVLNHGDSVVLIKDLKIKGSSMVAKQGVAVRNIRLDRDNAEYIEGKVGPTLTVIITKYVKKI, encoded by the coding sequence ATGAGCCTAGAGCGTATACTTAAGCAAAGAAGTAACACTACTTGCGAATTATGTGGTGATACAGATAAGTTATCAGTTTATAATGTTCCTGATATTAAAGAGCGTGCAGATAAAACAGCCCTTTATGCCTGTAATATTTGTATTGAGCAAATGACTGACTCTGATCAAATAGATGCTAATCATTGGCGATGCCTTAATGATAGTATGTGGAGTGAGCATGAAGCTGTAAAGATTATGGCATGGAGAATGCTAAATAGAATTCAAGCAGACTGGACACAAGATTTATTAGGTATGATATATCTAGAAGATAATGTTTTAGAACTAGCTAAGGCATCTGGTGATGGGGAAGACCAAACTGATAAGTTAATTCACCGAGATGTTAATGGTGTAGTTTTAAATCATGGTGATTCTGTAGTTTTAATAAAGGATTTAAAAATAAAAGGTTCTAGTATGGTAGCTAAGCAAGGTGTCGCTGTTAGAAATATTAGACTAGACCGTGATAATGCAGAGTATATTGAAGGTAAAGTTGGGCCAACGCTAACAGTAATCATTACTAAGTATGTAAAGAAAATATAA
- a CDS encoding YybH family protein: MKFIYTAVIALLFVSCISVRADVTTEQSNQTTTSRTDAEAGIRLVMEAQEIAWDNHDLEGFMQGYWKSDSLKFYGSNGLTKGWKNTLANYKKGYPTKAESGTLNFVINDISKIEGDNYWVMGEYHLKREVGDADGVFIIIFKKINGEWKIVADMSC; encoded by the coding sequence ATGAAATTTATCTATACCGCAGTAATTGCACTATTATTTGTAAGCTGCATTAGTGTAAGAGCTGATGTTACAACAGAGCAAAGCAACCAAACTACAACAAGCCGTACTGATGCAGAAGCTGGAATTCGATTAGTCATGGAAGCCCAAGAAATTGCATGGGACAATCATGATTTAGAAGGGTTTATGCAAGGCTATTGGAAAAGTGATTCTCTAAAATTCTATGGAAGTAATGGTCTTACTAAAGGTTGGAAAAACACTTTAGCCAACTACAAAAAAGGCTATCCTACAAAAGCAGAAAGTGGTACACTTAATTTTGTAATTAATGATATTTCTAAAATTGAAGGAGACAATTATTGGGTCATGGGAGAATATCATCTAAAAAGAGAAGTTGGAGATGCAGATGGAGTCTTTATTATTATCTTCAAAAAAATTAATGGAGAATGGAAAATTGTGGCAGATATGTCTTGTTAA
- a CDS encoding DUF4407 domain-containing protein translates to MLKQFFILCSGADTDILNDCSIGEQNKYAGIGATVFFTAIMATIASSYALYTVFDSLYSSVFFGLIWGLLIFNLDRYIVSTIKKRDNVIDEILQATPRIFLAVIIAIVISKPLELKIFEKEINQVLLEQKNDLALANQNQIAQRFDPQIAELESQILGLQAEIDTKETEVNALYDIYISEAEGTAGTKLLGKGPVYKEKREKHDAGLAELQQLKTDNKAKILAIETQISTLQGDYTANVAQSQPVIDNFDGLMARVNALGKLPWLPSFFIFLLFLAIETSPIFAKLLSPKGEFDFKLEDQETAIKAWTTQQVTERQLLVKTDNDINNKVYNEIADEEEVMNYKRKKARELMQHQADAFLKKQKGVL, encoded by the coding sequence ATGCTTAAGCAATTCTTCATCCTGTGTTCGGGAGCAGACACCGATATTTTAAATGACTGTTCTATAGGTGAACAAAACAAATATGCTGGTATTGGAGCTACCGTTTTTTTTACGGCTATAATGGCGACTATAGCTTCTAGTTATGCACTTTACACGGTTTTTGATAGCCTGTATTCATCTGTATTCTTTGGGCTAATTTGGGGTTTACTTATTTTTAATTTAGACCGTTATATAGTTTCAACAATCAAAAAAAGAGATAATGTAATCGATGAGATTCTGCAGGCCACTCCTCGAATTTTTCTAGCCGTAATCATAGCTATTGTAATCTCTAAACCTTTAGAGCTCAAAATTTTTGAAAAAGAAATCAATCAGGTTCTATTAGAGCAAAAGAATGATTTAGCCTTAGCGAATCAAAATCAAATTGCTCAACGATTTGACCCACAAATTGCCGAATTAGAAAGTCAGATTTTAGGATTGCAGGCAGAAATTGATACCAAAGAGACCGAAGTAAATGCCTTATATGACATCTACATTTCTGAAGCCGAAGGTACAGCTGGCACTAAGCTATTAGGCAAAGGACCTGTTTATAAAGAAAAACGCGAAAAACATGATGCTGGTTTAGCAGAACTACAACAATTAAAGACTGATAATAAAGCTAAAATTTTAGCCATAGAAACTCAGATTTCAACTTTGCAAGGGGATTATACCGCAAACGTTGCTCAGTCACAACCAGTAATTGATAATTTTGATGGTTTAATGGCACGTGTTAACGCTTTAGGTAAATTACCTTGGTTACCATCATTTTTTATATTTCTATTATTCTTAGCTATTGAAACCTCACCAATCTTTGCAAAACTCTTATCACCTAAAGGTGAATTTGATTTTAAGCTAGAAGACCAGGAAACTGCTATTAAAGCTTGGACAACGCAACAGGTTACAGAACGTCAACTTTTGGTGAAAACTGATAATGACATTAATAACAAAGTTTATAATGAAATTGCTGATGAAGAAGAAGTGATGAACTACAAGCGCAAAAAAGCTCGTGAATTGATGCAACACCAAGCCGATGCTTTTTTAAAGAAACAGAAAGGTGTGCTTTAA
- a CDS encoding M56 family metallopeptidase, with amino-acid sequence METYLLKFSACLFVFWLVYVLLLERQKMHQLKRFYLLGSVILALVIPLLTITYYIEPIVPDFEVAQTFIPIEPIYEVMEEVTPPFWNLEKILWLIYGIGVLVFFGRFVINLFKMFKRIAGHEKVLERSFIYVLLEELRIPHSFFKYIFFNQSKYQTNAIPKEVILHEETHAKQLHSIDIIIIELLQIVFWFHPLVYILKHHIKLNHEFLADQAVLQEGIDTKTYQNILLQFSSNTDEYQLSSAINYSSIKKRFTVMKTQTSKTKIWISSLLLLPIITILYYSFAEKEYVEKDNTDLVQQIKDELDEADKLEMIYVEEASEKLMQEYRDFIETVEKTKLIRGNKYERAYTIYYDLMSNEQRASVKPLPKVPNINLTDINTKRPPVSEFNSWKDPSEYALWLNGESIPNSKLNNLSVTDIVYYSGSFVHKNARSNKFPQSYQYHLYTKVGFEKTYIESDIKKYNALTKQYSIALNNYLQGLKIESSDLQILKARLDRLYKSFTKEELKKHDILSAQPIPSENKEQVKAYIKKIKNMKP; translated from the coding sequence ATGGAAACCTATCTATTAAAATTTTCGGCTTGCTTGTTTGTGTTTTGGCTTGTCTATGTGCTCTTATTAGAACGTCAAAAAATGCATCAATTAAAACGTTTTTACCTATTAGGATCAGTGATTTTGGCGTTAGTAATTCCGTTATTGACAATTACCTATTACATCGAACCTATTGTACCTGATTTTGAAGTTGCTCAAACATTTATTCCTATTGAGCCAATATATGAAGTTATGGAAGAAGTAACTCCACCATTTTGGAATTTAGAAAAAATACTCTGGCTAATTTATGGTATCGGTGTTTTAGTATTCTTTGGTCGTTTTGTTATTAATCTATTTAAAATGTTTAAGCGAATCGCTGGGCACGAAAAAGTATTAGAACGTTCTTTTATCTATGTATTATTAGAAGAACTTCGTATTCCACATTCATTCTTTAAGTACATATTTTTTAATCAATCAAAATATCAAACAAACGCTATTCCAAAAGAAGTCATCTTGCATGAAGAAACGCATGCCAAACAATTACATAGTATAGACATTATAATTATAGAATTACTTCAGATTGTATTTTGGTTTCATCCATTGGTTTACATTTTAAAACATCATATTAAATTAAATCATGAGTTCTTAGCCGATCAGGCCGTACTGCAAGAAGGTATTGACACCAAAACCTATCAAAATATATTATTACAATTTTCATCAAACACTGACGAGTATCAACTTAGCAGTGCCATCAATTATTCATCCATCAAAAAACGATTTACAGTTATGAAAACACAAACATCAAAAACCAAAATTTGGATTAGTAGTTTATTACTACTTCCAATTATCACTATTCTATATTATAGTTTTGCTGAAAAAGAATATGTCGAAAAAGATAATACAGATCTTGTTCAACAAATCAAAGATGAATTAGATGAAGCCGACAAATTAGAAATGATTTATGTTGAAGAAGCTTCTGAAAAATTAATGCAAGAGTATCGTGACTTTATTGAAACAGTTGAAAAAACTAAATTAATTAGAGGCAATAAATATGAGCGTGCCTATACTATATACTACGATCTAATGTCCAATGAACAACGTGCTTCTGTAAAACCATTGCCAAAAGTTCCAAATATTAATTTAACCGACATAAATACAAAAAGGCCACCTGTTTCAGAATTTAATTCATGGAAAGATCCTTCAGAATATGCTTTATGGTTAAATGGAGAATCAATCCCTAATTCTAAATTAAATAATCTTAGTGTTACGGACATTGTGTATTACTCAGGAAGTTTTGTTCATAAAAATGCAAGAAGTAATAAATTTCCACAATCATACCAATATCATTTATACACAAAAGTGGGCTTTGAAAAAACTTATATAGAATCTGACATTAAAAAATATAATGCTTTAACAAAGCAATACTCAATAGCATTAAACAACTATCTACAAGGACTTAAAATAGAGTCTTCTGATTTGCAGATTTTAAAAGCTCGGTTAGACAGGCTTTATAAATCATTTACAAAAGAAGAATTAAAAAAACATGATATTCTTTCGGCTCAACCTATACCATCTGAAAACAAAGAGCAAGTTAAAGCATATATAAAAAAAATAAAAAATATGAAGCCCTAA
- a CDS encoding BlaI/MecI/CopY family transcriptional regulator — translation MQLSKTEEQLMQYLWKLEKAFMKDLLDIYPEPKPATTTVATLLKRMIGKGFVDYKTYGKSREYFPLVKKEDYFSKHVNGLIKTFFNDSASQFASFFTRKTDLSKEELKALKAIIDKEIKNK, via the coding sequence ATGCAACTTTCAAAAACTGAAGAACAACTAATGCAATATCTCTGGAAACTCGAAAAGGCTTTTATGAAAGACCTATTAGATATCTACCCAGAACCTAAACCAGCTACTACTACAGTTGCAACATTATTAAAGCGTATGATTGGTAAAGGTTTTGTAGACTATAAAACCTATGGTAAATCTCGAGAGTATTTCCCTTTGGTAAAGAAAGAAGATTATTTCTCTAAGCATGTTAACGGACTCATTAAAACTTTTTTTAATGATAGTGCATCGCAGTTCGCATCATTTTTTACACGCAAAACGGATTTATCCAAAGAAGAGTTAAAAGCATTAAAAGCTATTATAGATAAAGAAATAAAAAACAAGTAA
- a CDS encoding T9SS type A sorting domain-containing protein: MTEITKLITVYLATAAGFDPTLSNAELSNSEVIIFPNPVSSVLNVSNNSLQDLKISIYDITGKLIKSKESNSQNIELDVRQNRTGVYFVNVASETKSSTYKIVKE; the protein is encoded by the coding sequence ATGACAGAGATTACAAAATTAATTACGGTATATTTAGCAACTGCCGCTGGATTTGATCCAACACTTTCTAATGCTGAGCTGTCTAATTCAGAAGTTATAATTTTTCCTAATCCAGTATCATCAGTTTTAAACGTTAGTAATAATAGTCTTCAAGACCTCAAAATTTCTATTTATGATATCACTGGGAAGTTGATAAAATCTAAAGAATCTAACTCGCAAAATATAGAACTCGATGTCAGGCAAAATAGAACAGGCGTATATTTTGTTAATGTAGCTTCAGAAACTAAATCTTCAACCTATAAAATTGTAAAAGAATAA
- a CDS encoding DoxX family protein: protein MLLSQEHIEHWKNKSKLFFRFIFSYFALYIILMFLSPLFESLYRWIGSTILNIDYNYNVSGFGSGDHTYAYINLFVNVVLAVIIFTIWSILDRQRKNYNKLFYWFLVIVRIFLIGFMFLYGFVKVFQIQFQSPSLLRLLQPLGEFSPMGLAWMYMGYSKGFGIFAGLMEIIGGLLLISRKTTTLGAFVIIGVMTQVAMMNLMFDIPVKLFSIHLVFMAAMIFITDIKRFFSVFIKNKSTESYNYYYPISSPSYHKTIRTLKYIMVPLIIIVACFLGYLGELNVSDKNHKPSFYGIWESELFIKNSDTITPLITDSQRWHYLIIERKGNAIVKTMDNQILRYNFITDTTNQKISMYRVKGNADSLNLSYLARDKDYLQLEGRLKNDSINVKLFKKDLNDFPLKSRAFHWINERPYNL, encoded by the coding sequence ATGTTACTAAGTCAAGAACATATAGAACACTGGAAAAATAAGAGTAAACTATTTTTTAGATTCATCTTCTCCTATTTCGCTCTGTATATCATTTTAATGTTTTTGAGCCCATTATTTGAATCTCTTTATAGATGGATTGGCTCTACAATTCTAAATATAGACTATAACTACAATGTAAGTGGGTTTGGAAGTGGAGACCATACTTATGCTTACATTAATCTTTTTGTTAATGTCGTTTTAGCCGTTATAATTTTTACTATATGGTCTATATTAGATCGCCAAAGAAAGAATTATAACAAACTCTTTTATTGGTTTTTAGTCATTGTACGTATTTTCCTTATTGGATTTATGTTTTTATATGGATTTGTTAAAGTATTTCAAATTCAATTTCAAAGTCCATCATTACTGCGTTTATTACAGCCCTTAGGTGAATTTTCACCAATGGGATTAGCATGGATGTATATGGGTTATTCTAAAGGTTTTGGCATATTCGCAGGCCTTATGGAGATTATTGGTGGTTTGTTATTAATCTCAAGAAAAACTACCACTCTGGGCGCTTTTGTTATTATTGGAGTTATGACACAAGTGGCCATGATGAATTTAATGTTTGATATTCCTGTTAAACTTTTTTCAATTCATCTGGTATTTATGGCAGCCATGATTTTTATTACAGATATAAAGCGTTTTTTCTCAGTTTTTATTAAAAATAAGTCAACAGAAAGTTACAACTACTATTACCCTATTTCATCTCCAAGTTATCATAAAACGATCCGGACTTTAAAATACATAATGGTACCATTAATTATAATTGTAGCATGTTTTTTAGGTTATTTAGGAGAACTGAATGTAAGTGATAAAAATCATAAGCCTTCATTTTATGGCATCTGGGAAAGTGAACTATTTATAAAAAATAGTGACACCATCACACCTCTAATTACAGATTCGCAACGATGGCATTACTTAATAATAGAACGGAAAGGAAATGCTATTGTAAAAACAATGGATAACCAGATATTACGTTATAATTTTATCACTGATACAACAAATCAAAAGATTAGCATGTATAGAGTTAAGGGTAATGCTGATAGCCTTAACTTAAGTTATTTGGCTCGAGACAAAGATTATCTTCAACTAGAAGGAAGGCTCAAAAACGATAGTATTAATGTAAAGTTATTTAAAAAAGACCTCAATGATTTTCCGCTTAAAAGTAGAGCGTTTCATTGGATAAATGAACGTCCTTATAATCTCTAA